The nucleotide window GGCATGAACCACCAGGATTCGTGACGGCCGGGCCAAGCGCCGTTCGGGTGGTAGAGGAAGAGGAAACGGCCCACGGTGATGTTGATAAATGGGTCGAGGTCTGCGCGTTCGATGACCTCCTCCCGTGGTACGGGGCCTGTGCGCTGGTGCGCGGCAGGCAAGTCGCGATCTTTCGCGTGGGCGAGGGGCAACAACTCCATGCCATCGACAACTACGACCCGATCGGCCGAGCCAACGTGCTGTCGCGCGGGATCGTGGGCGACATCGGCGGGGAGCTGTGCGTGGCCTCGCCGCTCTACAAGCAGCACTTCAGCCTCAAGACCGGCCAGTGCCTGGAGCAGAAGGACGTCCGCGTGCCGGTCTATGGCGTCCGGGTGGTCGGTGGACGGGTGCAGATCGCCGTCTCGTGACCGGATCATCGACCACCGAATCATTACCTGCCCTATCATCACTCCGGGACCGAGCCCCGAATCCGCGCGCGGCCATGTATCTCGATTACTACACCGCCGATGTCTTCACGGACCGCATCTTTCATGGCGCGCAGGTGGCCGTGTTCCCGGACGCCCGCGGGCTCGATGCCAGACTGATGGGGCTCATCGCGCGCGAGCTGAACGTGCCGCAGACGGTGTTCGCCCTTCCACCACAGGAGCGCACCGGCCACTGGCGGGTGCGCATCTTCTCCCCGAGCGCCGAGCTCGATTTCGGGGGTCACTCGACCA belongs to Pseudomonadota bacterium and includes:
- the nirD gene encoding nitrite reductase small subunit NirD, producing the protein MTAGPSAVRVVEEEETAHGDVDKWVEVCAFDDLLPWYGACALVRGRQVAIFRVGEGQQLHAIDNYDPIGRANVLSRGIVGDIGGELCVASPLYKQHFSLKTGQCLEQKDVRVPVYGVRVVGGRVQIAVS